Proteins found in one Methylobacter sp. S3L5C genomic segment:
- a CDS encoding transposase family protein, whose amino-acid sequence MICLLTMTILSVVIGKGQQHDFSIFKDSRLLLHPDALLLADSGYQGIKKHHQNSTLPVKKKKGQPLSAEDKADNKALSKQRIFIEHVNRRCKIFRIAKDVYRGKHKHYSLTWNLVAALVNLRYGCI is encoded by the coding sequence GTGATCTGCCTATTGACGATGACTATACTCTCCGTAGTGATAGGTAAAGGTCAACAGCATGATTTTTCGATCTTCAAAGATAGCCGTCTATTGTTACATCCTGATGCCCTGTTGTTGGCGGATTCCGGATACCAAGGGATAAAGAAACACCATCAGAACTCGACTCTACCGGTTAAAAAGAAAAAAGGCCAACCGCTTTCGGCAGAAGACAAAGCCGATAATAAGGCACTATCAAAACAGCGTATTTTTATTGAGCATGTTAATCGCCGATGCAAAATTTTCAGGATTGCCAAAGATGTTTATCGGGGCAAACACAAGCATTACTCCTTGACATGGAATTTAGTGGCTGCTCTTGTTAACTTACGCTATGGCTGTATTTAG
- a CDS encoding cold-shock protein produces MSTITTGTVKWFNSDKGFGFIEQASGPDVFVHFQQINNSGGYKSLDEGQKVQFTVTQGQKGPQAENVTVI; encoded by the coding sequence ATGTCTACAATCACTACTGGTACCGTCAAATGGTTTAATTCTGATAAAGGCTTCGGTTTTATCGAACAAGCATCAGGTCCTGACGTTTTCGTACACTTCCAACAAATTAACAATTCAGGTGGCTACAAGTCTCTTGATGAAGGCCAAAAAGTACAGTTTACTGTCACTCAAGGTCAAAAAGGCCCACAAGCAGAAAACGTAACTGTTATCTAA
- the dnaX gene encoding DNA polymerase III subunit gamma/tau: MNYQVLARKWRPHNFTEVVGQEHVVKSLINALQHNRLHHAYLFTGTRGVGKTTIARILAKAINCENLQEFNPCGVCSVCRDLDEGRFLDLIEVDAASRTKVEDTRDLLDNAQYAPSHGRYKVYIIDEVHMLSGHSFNALLKTLEEPPPHVKFLLATTDPHKIPVTVLSRCLQFNLKRLLPAQICSQMEFILQQEAIEFEPAALKLLSRAADGSMRDGLSLLDQAIVYGNGKVPADDVRAMLGTVAQQPVNDILSALARGDVVDILDKINEIANLTPDFGEILHQILQILHRVALVQQVPGAVDRDFDVDMIAALSGQLTPEDVQLFYQIGLVGRRDLDLAPDPRSGFEMVMLRMLTFKPVTLVQGSIKSIKIQSAVSKPQVKMLTPVVTAVVPRNEVSVNAGSNDWLSMIVAMKLSGLTKEFASNCVLESIDDKVCSLIVDPGHIRGARAEETLQKTLQVYRGAPLKLVINAKKITQDTPAVQLTKEREDKQQSAVEFIHSDHNIQALKDRFDARVLPGTIEPL; this comes from the coding sequence ATGAATTATCAGGTTCTTGCCAGAAAATGGCGTCCTCACAATTTTACTGAAGTCGTCGGACAAGAGCATGTAGTAAAGTCGTTAATTAACGCTTTGCAACATAATCGGCTCCATCATGCTTATTTATTTACTGGAACGCGTGGCGTAGGTAAAACTACCATTGCCAGAATTCTTGCTAAAGCTATCAATTGTGAAAATCTCCAGGAATTTAATCCTTGTGGCGTTTGTAGCGTTTGCCGGGATCTTGATGAAGGACGGTTTTTAGATTTAATTGAAGTTGATGCAGCATCCCGCACTAAAGTTGAAGATACCCGCGATTTACTCGATAACGCCCAATATGCGCCCAGTCATGGACGCTATAAAGTTTATATAATCGATGAAGTGCACATGTTGTCCGGGCATAGCTTTAATGCGTTATTAAAAACGCTGGAAGAGCCGCCGCCGCATGTCAAGTTCTTGTTGGCAACAACAGATCCTCATAAAATTCCTGTTACTGTGTTGTCCCGTTGTTTGCAATTTAATCTAAAGCGATTGCTTCCAGCGCAGATTTGTTCGCAAATGGAGTTTATCCTTCAGCAGGAAGCGATTGAATTTGAACCTGCCGCGTTAAAATTATTATCCCGCGCTGCTGATGGCAGTATGCGTGATGGTTTAAGTCTGTTGGATCAAGCTATCGTCTATGGTAATGGTAAGGTTCCTGCTGATGATGTCAGGGCGATGCTTGGCACAGTTGCGCAGCAACCGGTTAATGACATATTAAGCGCTTTGGCTCGTGGCGATGTAGTTGATATTCTGGATAAAATCAATGAAATTGCTAACTTAACGCCTGATTTTGGTGAAATTTTACATCAAATATTACAAATCCTGCATCGTGTTGCCTTGGTTCAGCAAGTGCCGGGTGCCGTTGATCGCGATTTTGATGTTGATATGATCGCTGCCTTGTCAGGCCAGTTAACCCCCGAAGATGTTCAGCTTTTTTATCAAATCGGTCTGGTGGGGCGAAGAGATCTTGATCTGGCCCCCGATCCACGCAGCGGTTTTGAAATGGTTATGTTGCGTATGCTGACATTTAAGCCGGTAACGTTGGTGCAGGGCAGTATAAAATCCATTAAAATTCAGTCAGCTGTCAGCAAGCCTCAGGTAAAAATGCTTACGCCGGTTGTGACGGCAGTAGTGCCGCGTAATGAGGTGTCTGTTAATGCTGGCAGTAATGATTGGTTATCAATGATTGTAGCGATGAAGCTGAGTGGTCTAACCAAAGAGTTTGCAAGTAATTGTGTATTGGAAAGTATTGATGATAAAGTTTGCTCCTTGATAGTCGATCCAGGTCATATCAGAGGTGCTCGAGCAGAAGAAACCTTGCAAAAAACATTGCAAGTCTATCGTGGGGCGCCGCTTAAGTTGGTCATCAATGCTAAAAAAATTACCCAGGATACGCCGGCGGTCCAGCTGACCAAAGAGCGTGAAGATAAGCAACAATCGGCGGTTGAGTTTATTCATTCAGATCATAACATTCAGGCTTTAAAAGATCGTTTTGATGCGCGGGTTTTACCTGGCACCATAGAGCCTTTGTAA
- a CDS encoding histidine triad nucleotide-binding protein codes for MTQCLFCKMVAGEIKPDVVFEDDTVLAFRDINPQAPVHILIIPKLHIANLNALNDTLLAGQLLQVAIKLARQEGLSEEGYRTVFNCNKKGGQDVYHLHLHLLGGRQMIWPPG; via the coding sequence ATGACTCAGTGTTTATTTTGCAAAATGGTTGCTGGTGAAATTAAGCCGGATGTCGTTTTTGAAGATGATACGGTTTTGGCATTTAGGGACATAAATCCTCAAGCCCCTGTGCATATTCTTATTATTCCCAAGTTGCATATTGCCAACTTGAATGCTCTGAATGATACCTTGCTGGCCGGTCAATTATTGCAAGTTGCCATAAAATTAGCCAGACAGGAAGGTTTGTCTGAAGAGGGCTATAGAACCGTATTTAACTGCAATAAAAAAGGCGGTCAAGATGTTTATCATCTGCACTTGCATTTGCTGGGCGGTCGACAAATGATCTGGCCTCCTGGTTAA
- a CDS encoding NADH:flavin oxidoreductase yields the protein MTTPQNNSKQALFSSIQFGKSKLSNRIVMAPMTRNKSPNGIPTDKVVTYYQRRAEGGVGLIITEGTYIGHPAANGYAGVPAFHGEAALNGWKKVVDAVHEVGGKIIPQIWHVGAARQPGVEPDITVPGYGPMAVEKDGLEVVKAMSQQDIDDVVTAYAQAAADAERLGFDGVEVHGAHGYLIDQFLWEKTNQRHDRYGGSLENRLHFAVEVIRAVRSKVSADFPVTFRFSQWKLGDYDAKIAENPEELATILTALVNAGVDYFHPSTRKLFKPAFEGSTDSLAAWTSKLSGKPVIAVGSVGLEKEFRTGHFTREESPDSNTSVDVDALSKGIDQGSFDLVAVGRALLADPKWPNKVKKGHLDQLVSFNTKALDQLVI from the coding sequence ATGACCACGCCTCAAAATAACTCAAAACAAGCGCTTTTTTCATCCATACAGTTTGGTAAAAGCAAGCTTTCAAATCGTATCGTAATGGCACCAATGACCAGAAACAAATCTCCGAACGGCATACCTACCGATAAAGTAGTAACTTACTACCAAAGACGTGCTGAAGGCGGTGTTGGTTTGATTATTACAGAAGGCACCTATATTGGTCATCCTGCTGCTAATGGATATGCCGGAGTGCCGGCATTCCACGGCGAAGCGGCTCTTAATGGCTGGAAGAAAGTTGTTGATGCCGTACATGAGGTGGGTGGCAAGATTATCCCGCAAATTTGGCACGTAGGAGCAGCAAGGCAACCGGGTGTAGAACCAGACATCACTGTTCCGGGTTATGGGCCAATGGCAGTAGAGAAAGATGGTCTGGAAGTAGTAAAGGCAATGAGTCAGCAAGACATCGATGATGTCGTTACCGCTTATGCGCAAGCAGCTGCAGATGCTGAAAGATTGGGCTTTGATGGTGTGGAAGTACATGGTGCACATGGCTATCTGATTGACCAATTTCTATGGGAAAAGACTAATCAGCGTCATGATAGATATGGTGGAAGCCTGGAAAATCGCTTGCATTTTGCCGTGGAGGTTATTAGAGCTGTGCGTTCTAAAGTTAGCGCGGATTTTCCGGTAACATTTCGATTTTCACAGTGGAAGCTGGGAGATTACGATGCAAAAATCGCCGAGAATCCAGAAGAGCTAGCTACGATTCTGACTGCTTTGGTCAATGCAGGAGTAGATTATTTTCACCCGAGCACCAGAAAGTTATTTAAGCCGGCATTTGAAGGCTCAACTGACTCACTTGCAGCCTGGACCAGTAAATTGTCAGGAAAACCTGTGATTGCTGTAGGTAGCGTTGGTTTGGAAAAAGAATTTCGTACTGGTCATTTTACTCGTGAAGAATCACCGGATTCGAATACGTCGGTTGATGTGGATGCGCTGAGTAAAGGAATTGATCAAGGAAGCTTCGATCTTGTAGCCGTTGGTCGAGCGCTACTTGCTGATCCAAAATGGCCAAACAAGGTAAAAAAAGGTCATCTTGACCAACTTGTCAGTTTTAATACCAAGGCTTTGGATCAGTTGGTCATTTAA
- a CDS encoding DEAD/DEAH box helicase has protein sequence MQPNPTDTPLSFSSLSLAEPLLIAVRKLGFEQPTPVQQQAIPPALEHKDLLVSAETGSGKTAAFLLPTLHHLLTLSTRKPGTRALILAPTRELAQQIFKQCQQLIEFTDIKAGIITGGDDFRLQQNMLRRNTEIVIATPGRILELMGQEIPNFTNLEILILDEADRMLDMGFSEDVLTITKSCNEQRQTLLFSATLTHFGVIKMADKILQDHKVVALNTLHDGHRNIEQQIIVADDNNHKQKLLAWLLLNETYDKALVFTNSRIQADLLRGPLRGQKLRVGVLHGEMDQKDRNRMMQLFREGEVKVMVATDLAARGLDIKGINLVINFDVPRNGINYIHRIGRTGRVDELGLTIALVKSTEWNLMSGIERFLKQKFKHRTIKELEGKYKGPKKLKASGKAAGIKNKIEPKKVAAEKIKIRDRDKKNIGKRRAASAQPDLPQTEQQEQKD, from the coding sequence ATGCAGCCTAATCCAACAGACACCCCGCTTTCTTTCTCAAGCTTATCCCTCGCTGAGCCCCTGCTTATAGCAGTCAGAAAACTAGGGTTTGAACAACCGACACCTGTGCAACAACAAGCCATTCCACCGGCTTTGGAGCACAAAGACTTACTGGTCAGTGCCGAAACCGGCAGCGGTAAAACCGCCGCATTTTTATTGCCTACACTGCATCACCTACTCACATTATCGACCAGAAAACCAGGTACGCGGGCACTCATACTGGCGCCTACGCGTGAACTGGCCCAGCAAATTTTTAAACAGTGCCAACAATTAATCGAATTTACCGATATTAAGGCCGGCATTATTACTGGTGGCGATGACTTCAGGCTACAGCAAAACATGCTGCGTAGAAATACGGAAATTGTTATTGCAACCCCCGGTCGTATTCTGGAATTGATGGGGCAGGAGATACCCAACTTTACCAATCTTGAAATTCTCATTCTGGATGAAGCCGATCGCATGCTGGATATGGGCTTTAGTGAAGACGTATTAACCATCACCAAAAGTTGTAATGAGCAAAGACAAACCTTATTGTTTTCTGCCACGCTAACCCATTTTGGCGTGATCAAAATGGCTGACAAGATTCTGCAAGATCATAAGGTAGTTGCCTTAAACACCTTGCACGACGGCCATCGCAATATCGAGCAACAAATTATAGTTGCCGACGATAACAACCATAAACAAAAGTTGTTAGCCTGGTTACTGCTTAATGAAACCTACGACAAAGCACTGGTATTTACCAATAGCCGGATTCAGGCAGATCTGCTACGCGGCCCGTTGCGGGGACAAAAACTTCGTGTCGGCGTACTGCATGGTGAAATGGATCAAAAAGATCGCAACCGCATGATGCAACTTTTCCGCGAAGGCGAAGTTAAAGTCATGGTGGCTACAGATCTTGCCGCCCGTGGTCTTGATATTAAAGGTATCAATCTGGTGATTAATTTTGATGTACCTAGAAACGGTATCAATTATATACATCGCATAGGCCGTACCGGAAGGGTTGATGAACTGGGACTAACCATAGCGCTGGTAAAAAGCACCGAATGGAATTTGATGTCAGGTATTGAACGTTTCTTAAAACAGAAATTTAAACACCGCACCATTAAAGAGCTTGAAGGCAAGTATAAAGGTCCAAAAAAACTGAAAGCATCAGGCAAAGCGGCCGGTATAAAAAATAAAATAGAACCCAAAAAAGTAGCAGCAGAAAAAATCAAAATACGCGATAGAGACAAGAAAAATATCGGTAAACGCCGCGCTGCCAGCGCTCAACCTGACCTACCACAGACAGAACAGCAAGAACAAAAAGACTAA
- a CDS encoding YbaB/EbfC family nucleoid-associated protein produces the protein MKNALGNIMQQAQKMQEDVKKAQEELGLMQVLGESGGGLVTIVMTGKREARKVTIDDSLLGDDRDMLEDLIAAAINDAVNKVGKLKKEKMADVTAGIPLPPGFQLPF, from the coding sequence ATGAAAAATGCGTTAGGTAATATCATGCAGCAAGCCCAAAAAATGCAGGAAGATGTGAAAAAGGCTCAAGAAGAGTTGGGGTTAATGCAAGTGTTAGGTGAATCAGGCGGCGGTTTAGTGACTATTGTCATGACGGGGAAGCGCGAAGCCAGAAAAGTAACTATTGATGATTCGCTGTTGGGCGACGATAGAGATATGCTTGAGGATCTTATTGCTGCGGCTATTAATGACGCAGTGAATAAAGTTGGTAAATTAAAAAAAGAAAAAATGGCTGATGTAACTGCTGGAATTCCCTTACCTCCCGGATTTCAACTGCCTTTCTAA
- a CDS encoding tRNA (cytidine(34)-2'-O)-methyltransferase codes for MFNIALYEPRIPQNTGNIIRLTANNGCNLHLIGTLGFDLEEKNLRRSGLDYFDLANVTCHADYHTFIKAMQGHRLFALTTKGSQSYNKVKYQADDVLLFGSETAGLPEDIRNSIALSHQLKIPMRPNNRSINLSNAVAIVSYEAWGQLGFAGCQ; via the coding sequence ATGTTTAATATTGCACTCTATGAGCCAAGAATTCCTCAAAATACAGGGAATATTATTAGGCTTACTGCTAATAACGGCTGCAATCTTCATTTAATTGGTACGTTGGGTTTTGATCTTGAGGAAAAGAATCTACGTCGATCCGGTCTTGATTATTTTGATTTGGCAAATGTTACCTGTCATGCGGATTATCATACTTTTATAAAAGCGATGCAGGGGCACAGGCTATTTGCCTTAACAACAAAAGGCAGTCAGTCATATAATAAAGTCAAATATCAGGCGGATGATGTTTTGTTATTTGGGTCTGAAACTGCCGGACTACCTGAGGATATACGAAATAGTATTGCGTTAAGTCATCAATTGAAAATACCTATGAGGCCAAATAATCGCAGCATAAACTTATCAAATGCCGTGGCTATTGTTAGTTACGAGGCTTGGGGGCAACTAGGATTTGCAGGTTGTCAGTAA
- the recR gene encoding recombination mediator RecR: MHKKGLLGQLIQNLCCLPGVGPKTAQRMAFYLLQRDRNGARNLAETVLQAIDKIGHCEQCRTLTEYPFCEICADSSRDDSLICIVESPADVWIVDQATQFKGCYFVLHGRLSPLDGIGPDELGLDLLEQRLATGSVKELILATNSTVEGEATAYFIGEIAKKYQVQASRIAHGVPMGGELEFIDSGTLSHAFKGRKEI, from the coding sequence ATGCACAAAAAAGGCTTATTAGGGCAGCTAATACAAAATTTATGTTGTTTACCCGGCGTTGGTCCCAAAACAGCGCAACGTATGGCTTTTTATTTACTCCAGCGCGATCGTAATGGCGCAAGAAATCTGGCAGAAACAGTTCTGCAGGCGATTGATAAAATTGGTCATTGTGAGCAATGCCGAACGCTTACTGAGTATCCGTTTTGTGAAATTTGTGCAGACAGTTCAAGAGATGATTCCCTTATTTGTATCGTTGAAAGTCCCGCTGATGTTTGGATCGTCGATCAGGCTACCCAATTTAAAGGTTGTTATTTTGTATTGCATGGGCGCTTGTCGCCACTGGATGGTATTGGTCCTGATGAGTTGGGTCTCGATTTGCTTGAGCAGCGTTTGGCAACCGGTAGCGTTAAAGAGTTGATTTTGGCGACCAATTCAACAGTAGAGGGCGAGGCGACAGCTTACTTTATTGGCGAGATAGCCAAAAAATATCAGGTTCAGGCCAGTAGAATAGCGCATGGTGTGCCGATGGGTGGTGAGCTTGAGTTTATAGATAGTGGTACGCTATCGCATGCATTTAAAGGCCGAAAAGAAATTTAG
- a CDS encoding transposase family protein, translating to MTPYAQLPRHKPEEFLRTVGLSPEDFLHLHGKLVTYLDEQKVLNPLTRRGRKDSKMALEDRLLLTLYYLRHYPTLINLAAVFDISESYCHKIYTRTVRLLIKIEKLPNRKALLEDPAATVVIDVSEQPIERPVKNQKAYFSGKKTPHDQSPTRDLPIDDDYTLRSDR from the coding sequence ATGACTCCTTATGCCCAATTGCCAAGACACAAGCCTGAAGAATTTTTAAGGACTGTCGGCCTGTCACCAGAAGATTTTCTGCATCTTCACGGTAAGCTGGTGACTTACCTGGACGAACAAAAAGTCCTTAATCCACTGACTAGACGGGGACGAAAAGACTCCAAGATGGCTTTGGAAGACCGCTTGTTACTGACACTCTATTATCTTCGTCACTATCCGACGTTGATAAATCTGGCTGCGGTCTTCGACATCAGCGAATCGTATTGCCATAAAATCTATACTCGCACTGTAAGACTATTGATCAAAATCGAAAAACTGCCCAACCGCAAAGCACTGTTGGAAGATCCCGCAGCTACCGTGGTCATTGATGTTTCGGAGCAGCCTATCGAGCGCCCTGTTAAAAACCAGAAAGCGTACTTTTCAGGAAAAAAAACGCCACACGATCAAAGTCCAACTCGTGATCTGCCTATTGACGATGACTATACTCTCCGTAGTGATAGGTAA
- a CDS encoding rhomboid family intramembrane serine protease yields the protein MIPIRDTAPCYAKPYVTWGIIAVCTSIFIAMKIMPDQAAIALLHRYGMVPIRYSVFQENLPFDGYLSFVTNLFLHASWTHLLMNMWFMWIFGDNVEDRMGRLPFLIFYLLCGVFATLLQWYFDPLLDIPVIGASGAIAGVLAAYFFLYPLERVIVFFPPMLFHVPAIAFLGLWIILQVDNATTSIIFEGVTIGVAWWAHLGGFVAGSILYRVFLKSNKNDVI from the coding sequence ATGATACCGATTAGAGATACCGCGCCTTGTTACGCAAAGCCTTATGTGACCTGGGGAATAATAGCGGTCTGCACTAGCATTTTTATCGCCATGAAAATAATGCCTGATCAGGCTGCTATTGCTCTGTTGCATCGTTATGGTATGGTGCCTATTCGGTATTCCGTTTTTCAGGAGAACTTGCCTTTTGATGGCTATCTATCATTTGTAACCAATTTATTTTTACATGCAAGTTGGACGCATCTACTTATGAATATGTGGTTTATGTGGATTTTTGGCGATAATGTGGAAGACAGAATGGGGCGACTGCCGTTTTTAATTTTTTATTTGCTGTGCGGAGTCTTTGCGACACTTTTGCAATGGTATTTTGATCCTCTGCTGGATATTCCTGTTATAGGTGCCTCAGGCGCTATAGCTGGAGTATTGGCCGCGTATTTTTTTCTATATCCACTTGAGCGTGTTATCGTGTTTTTTCCGCCAATGTTGTTTCATGTGCCAGCTATTGCTTTTTTAGGTTTGTGGATTATTTTACAAGTGGATAATGCAACAACCTCCATTATTTTTGAAGGCGTAACGATAGGTGTCGCCTGGTGGGCACATTTGGGCGGGTTTGTTGCCGGGTCGATTTTGTATCGGGTTTTTCTTAAAAGCAATAAAAATGACGTAATTTGA
- a CDS encoding endonuclease/exonuclease/phosphatase family protein, whose protein sequence is MKLSLLTLNLHTYQEHPRYCCFETMHQHEREVYIIAEAIAHLKIDVICFQEVGEHMHDPIVSPYGESSSNMAFRICSKLRQWGLWYHIHQDWSHIGFDRWREGTAIMSRYPMQHNFSAYVSNDHRKDNYMSRNITVSCIDVPWFGLLHISNVHLSWAHHGFYEEYNNLQKLIHSRLHFGVRGDLIVGDFNAPAGDHAYNHIVGNQYYVDQFHELYPHRFYQPSYHGQIDGWKNYPPKRIDYIFKRKGNPMQIKAMKVIFNDDFYPIVSDHFGYLASFEMF, encoded by the coding sequence ATGAAACTATCGCTGCTGACACTTAATCTGCATACCTATCAGGAACACCCTCGTTACTGTTGCTTTGAAACGATGCACCAACATGAGCGCGAGGTATATATTATCGCCGAGGCAATTGCTCACTTAAAAATTGATGTTATTTGTTTTCAAGAGGTTGGGGAGCATATGCATGATCCCATCGTAAGTCCTTACGGCGAATCATCATCCAACATGGCTTTTCGAATTTGTAGTAAATTACGTCAGTGGGGTCTTTGGTATCATATTCATCAGGACTGGAGTCATATCGGTTTTGATCGTTGGCGAGAAGGTACCGCCATCATGAGTCGTTATCCGATGCAGCACAATTTTTCAGCCTATGTTTCTAACGATCATCGAAAAGATAATTATATGTCTCGAAATATTACTGTGTCGTGTATCGATGTTCCATGGTTCGGATTATTGCATATTTCTAATGTTCACTTAAGTTGGGCACATCATGGTTTTTATGAGGAATATAATAATCTCCAAAAACTGATCCACTCACGTTTGCATTTTGGTGTCAGAGGCGATTTGATTGTTGGTGATTTTAATGCGCCTGCCGGGGATCATGCTTATAACCACATTGTCGGTAATCAATACTATGTGGATCAATTTCACGAATTATATCCCCATCGATTTTATCAGCCCAGCTATCATGGCCAAATAGATGGATGGAAAAACTATCCCCCCAAACGCATTGATTATATATTTAAACGCAAAGGTAATCCTATGCAAATTAAAGCCATGAAGGTCATCTTTAATGACGATTTCTATCCAATCGTTTCCGATCATTTTGGCTATCTGGCAAGTTTTGAGATGTTTTGA
- a CDS encoding TerB family tellurite resistance protein has translation MLNQIKLFFEQHLMLSAPDESLEEKLQLATVVLFLEMMYMDDKVEPKEQEIILSLIHQNFSLTAEQTTALLALAEQQRIQATDYFQFTSLINKEYNLEQKVGLIEALWKIAFVDGVLDMNEEYLVRKIADLLYVPHTAFIMAKNRVAG, from the coding sequence ATGCTGAACCAGATAAAACTTTTTTTTGAGCAACATTTGATGCTTTCAGCGCCTGATGAATCTCTGGAAGAAAAGCTACAACTTGCGACGGTTGTTTTATTTTTGGAAATGATGTACATGGATGATAAAGTTGAGCCAAAAGAACAGGAAATTATTTTATCCTTAATTCATCAAAATTTTTCATTAACGGCTGAACAAACAACGGCTCTGCTGGCTTTAGCCGAACAACAAAGAATACAGGCAACTGATTATTTTCAATTTACGTCCTTAATTAATAAGGAATATAATCTGGAGCAAAAAGTTGGCTTAATCGAAGCGTTATGGAAAATTGCTTTTGTTGATGGCGTATTAGATATGAACGAAGAATATCTGGTACGAAAAATTGCCGACCTTCTATATGTACCTCATACCGCTTTTATTATGGCAAAAAACAGGGTGGCAGGTTAA
- a CDS encoding hydrolase gives MLIKTTFKPAWWLNNTHLQTLYPALMRKARLPLGLRRERLITPDNDFIDIDWCGEGSQPLIILLHGLTGSSQSVYIRGLQSVLLQQGFRSVALNFRGCSGDYNYSARFYHSGETEDIHFLYQTLRRREPHTPFAVVGFSLGGNVLLKWLGEQNNSLSLFAAIAVSVPFVLGACATRLDKGFSRLYRKKLLRELKDHVQDKQRHLEAIGQYQEAGKIEQLGDLSPIKSFWQYDNQVVAKLYGFKNVHDYYQRSSSRQFLKSITTTTLLIQALDDPFMTADVIPKLDELSSSIHLEITQGGGHVGFICGEIPFKPNYWLEQRIPDFLKQQLTHQ, from the coding sequence ATGTTAATCAAAACAACTTTCAAACCTGCCTGGTGGCTGAATAACACCCACTTACAAACGCTATACCCCGCGCTAATGCGCAAAGCGCGATTACCCTTAGGATTGCGACGCGAGCGATTAATAACACCGGACAATGATTTTATTGATATTGATTGGTGTGGCGAAGGCAGTCAACCGCTAATTATTTTATTACATGGCTTAACAGGCAGCTCTCAGTCGGTCTACATCAGAGGCTTACAGAGCGTTTTATTACAGCAAGGGTTTCGTAGTGTCGCATTAAATTTTCGTGGTTGCAGTGGTGATTATAACTATTCAGCGCGGTTTTATCACTCAGGAGAAACTGAAGATATTCATTTTCTCTATCAAACCTTACGCCGACGCGAACCTCATACACCTTTCGCAGTCGTTGGTTTCTCATTAGGAGGCAATGTACTATTAAAATGGCTGGGTGAGCAAAACAATAGCTTATCGTTATTTGCCGCTATAGCCGTTTCTGTGCCTTTTGTATTAGGTGCTTGCGCAACCCGACTGGATAAAGGCTTTTCAAGGCTTTATCGCAAAAAATTACTACGCGAATTAAAAGACCATGTCCAAGACAAACAACGACATTTGGAAGCAATTGGCCAATACCAGGAAGCCGGTAAAATTGAACAACTAGGGGATCTGTCACCTATTAAATCTTTTTGGCAGTATGATAATCAGGTAGTCGCAAAATTATATGGCTTTAAAAATGTACACGACTATTATCAACGCTCCAGTTCTCGACAATTTCTTAAATCGATAACAACAACCACTTTATTGATTCAAGCACTTGATGATCCCTTTATGACGGCAGATGTTATTCCTAAATTGGATGAGCTATCATCAAGCATTCATCTGGAAATTACCCAAGGTGGCGGGCACGTAGGCTTTATTTGCGGCGAAATACCTTTCAAGCCAAATTACTGGTTAGAGCAACGTATTCCTGACTTTTTAAAACAACAGCTAACTCATCAATAA